gccttggaagagaaagaCAAAGATATTCACTCATGCGTGAAGTTTCCCTCCTACCAGGTTGATAAcaaattaaattacctttattaTGGTATAAAATACATTAACTTTTAGGTGTACATTCTATGACAAACATTCACTGGAAAAGGCGTAAAATACATTAACTTTTAGGTGTACATTCTATGACAAACATTCACTGGAAAAGGCGTTactttttgctgagtgtatatgaAGTATGTTTTTACTAAAGTGAATAATATATCTATCTTGATATTCGCATACACATTAATCTATACTTATGATCATACCCAAATGCGTAAAACTATAGATATGATGTACATTTACTGCGAGCAAacatacacactcaaaataTCTTCCTTGTTCTATTGGCTGGTGCAATCAAATATCACACAATTCTCGTTTCAACGTTCGTCTAGCtcgacctaaaaaaaaaaacagacgaaTAATGCAAAATCTAGTGAGTCATCTTCCTCATCAGGGGTTTTGCTGTTCTTTTGATAATGCGTCCCcttttattttgcaaacagcaatctgtaagcatgcattttttgtttcattctaaTGAGTACAATTACAACGTGTATTCCTGCCTGGTTACGTTTAAAAGTACAAATAAACattatttcaaaatacaaacaCGACAAAACAGAATGTAATTATCGTGTGGTTCTATATCTTTCACTTCAATTCTGGCATTGTAAGGGGAAAGAATATAACTATTCAAATAACATTCTTTTATATCATTGAAAGGAAAACATTGTTTATTCAAGATGGCGTCGTAAAATTGCTTTTTATACGGAAAGAATATCCATCTCTGACACAAAGAGATAAAAAGCtggaaataaaacaagaataaaaataaacacatcaaaaacaaaaatgtatacaggacaaacaaaaacaaatcacccCAACAAGCACAATATAAACTCGCTCTTATAAAACTGAGTGTCTATTTTCTTGGAATCTTACGCTGGTTTGACTGATTATCTTTGGAAAGAAGGCGTGGCTTAcagcacatgaaaatattaatattgattaaAACTTTCTGGGGTCTCAAGATATATGCAAgccagaaaaatgaaattttgtgggaTAGTTAAAAGAAAAGTTGGCTTAACTGGTGGAACATGCAAGTAGGTAGTCATCCAAGTACGCCTATGCTGAAGACGCCTGCACTATAGTTACCTGTATGCTAATAGAATCGTGTATGTATCTTTTCTTCTGTGTCATCAAGTTGTGATCAATAAGTCCCCTTTCCATTCAAATGACATCACAACTCCACATATAACTTAAAGAAATATCCACTGTTCTGATTAGCCTTTGCTTTAATAGTGTAAAAGCTTCAAACTAGGTGCTTTTTAATTGAAGATCGTTCTTGGTGAAATTCGCGCAGCATCGGTTTAGTGGAGTtgccagaagaaaaaaaaaatgagacagaTAGAACTAAGCACTTTGAAAAATCTTAAGAgaaacacatctttttttttatctgtcaaTGTCTGTTGTTGTTAAGCAGGAAGATTTGTttataaatgaacattttcattgttgttatgttcgttatcattgttattagtgtcattattattgttagcattatcatcatcattgttatcattatcatttatcattatcatttcatttcagttcagttcagttcaatctatttttttccatcaaagaaaaaaatgaaagcacaaTATGAAGGATACTCAAAAGAAGCACATAGCTTGTTCAATTTCAATCATAGTATGTAATAAGATATGATATAAGTATAACTGAGAAAACCTAGGTATGCTTAGCGCTCATACAAATCATTATAAAAATCATATTATGGCAAAGGCCAAGAACACAGGCATGACAAGAGAGTGAAATGTCTGCATGACAGAATAATAACATGGGACTTTGTCACACCTTCACCAGTATAGCCCGTATGTGAATGATTATGTTTGGGAATTTTTCACCTCACATAATACTATTTTCAATAGTGTTTCTAACTAATGTCATCGTTTCATAGATTGCGTGAAACTATCAAAGtcactttactttttttattttggatgtGTAATTGTCAAGAGAGGTTTGCTGTCTTGTCCGTCGGACTAAACTGTTTTTACTTTCGTCAATTTGAGCATGAATTGGAGTACTTCCCTTTAAGTTGTGAACTGCACGCAGATGTAAAACTCTCCAAACGAACCAGCCCCTGGTTATAATTTGAGCGGGAGAAGAGTCATTGTAttaaacacatgcacacacaagcaGGTACACAAACAGTCAaaagagcacacacacacgcacacacacgcacacacacacacacacgcacacgcacacacacacacacacacacacacacacacacagacacacagacacttCCTCATGAAGTCATTAAAACGATCAGAGTATCATGTTTGAAACACGACGTGTCCTATATTCCTGCGAGTATATACCAGTCGGGGAAGTGATTCTTTGTTATTGTAATTAACGAGGTTTCGACGCATAGTACCTTAATAGGACCTCATATTACATTCCTGGTCACAAGAAACCCACGACTCTATTTTTATTACAAACATCTTCATGGATAAGCCGGAtataccaaagagtgtcatgGTGGAGGTCCAATAACTCGACGAATGTGATCTCGACCGGTTAAAGACTCAGAGAGATCGAGAGTGaatcattgaaagtttgtttgtttgtttgttaagagGCAAAGTTGAAGACAATAATGTAGCAAATAATGAAATATGCTAGAATTGTCCATGCAAAGAACTTTCATAACATGATGTGTAGAGGTGGTTTCAATACAGTTGAATCAGACGAGAAGAGTGAAAGAGGTGTCGTGAAAATTAGGCAAATATTGATTTTActatttcacttgttttcacaAGGTATTAACATGCTGAAATTAAAGGAACTGATACAATGACCTTTCCCATCTACCGTTGACCCGTGCATACATCTTTACCTAGCAGCCTTTTATTGATAATGAATCCCCAAAGAAATGATTTGCATCTTTCGCAAGTAGCAGTGCAGTTATCGAGAATCACTTTGTTTAAAATGGCTGTGTTTAACGAGTGTAAAATTGTTTTCAGTAGAGTAAATATATCAGTGTATGAAGACAACCTTTTCGGTACTGATAGAATACTAATCTGCGATAATGTTAGGCTCGAAATGAAGATTTCAAGCTGTTCCTTACACCAGAGAAGTGCCGTCTAGTTCTGggtaccgtttcatgaaagttgtcagcgctgacaagttgtcagtctctgacaattaccatagtaacagtcagtgaccagagcaaccccaaaaaccaaggattttgctgaaattgtcagcggtTACTACATTGATGAAACACCTCCCTGGACTCTTTTTATCGATTCTtcttttgttgtcttttcatcACCGGTTTATTTCGGGTTTGTGCCGAATTAAATAGTGACACTTCCACTGTAATGTGCACGATTACCGATTAAATTTGGTTCAATATGTGATGTATTATCAAAACTATcataaaaatcagaaaatttaATGGTATGATACCTGCTCTAAGTTGCTAAACACTGGTCTAAATATAGGCATACGTCATATGAATCCTTAATTCATGTCCAGATTCGTTTCGAGAAATATTGTTAGGCCAAAAATGTTGCGTGTTGAGTGTATGTGAGAGAGTAAGTGTGTGCGTGGTTGTGTGTACGttattgtgtatgtttgtggtgtgtgtgttgacAGATGCAAGGTGCGAGTGAAGGCGGGTTTAAAGTAATAAATCATGCAATTATGTAACGTTGGTCATTGACTAACACAATTAACGACTGTTAGCACGTGTACTAAATTGCTTTCGACGAAACATAAGGACACTCTTCAGCGAACATAAATGCCTTAAAAACGCAATGTCAAAGTTCAAATTGAGGTTTAATATCGAACAGACAATAACAAGCATATATTATGATATCGTTACATGTCGTCAAAGCAAATTAAATCTGTTCATTTATCATAGACGACAACTTGccataatgatgacgatgaaacATTGAATATACACTACCTGAGATCGTTTGTCATTATAATCAGATCTGTATAGAACATGATTAATTGTTCAGGCAACCTGACTCAACCAATCTGATTTAGAACGGACAAGATCAAGAAGGAAAACAGGAACAAGCAGAGCATGTTGAAAGCTTTTGTGACAAAGGAAAGGATTTAGACAAATAAAAGGATTTAGGAGGAGAGGCTAGCTAATGGCATGTGTGAAGATTACAGCTAATTGATACGAAGATCAGTCTCACAGCATTAACCCAAGGGATAGGCTACTTATCCAAACAAAGATGGCGCTTAATAACTTAAAGCAATTTAAGACAAAAGCTATAGTAAGGCAGAATAAATTCttacgtctttttttttcacttcaacCAGTGGAACTTCCTTGTAGGTTTATAGCGCTTCAAATTACAAACTGGATATACCTGCAGCTAATGAGTGGCAGTTCTCCTAGTAAAGGGGAATTTCTCTTCCATATATCTACAAACAAAATGGAAAGCTGATGCATGGAAAATAGGCCTACACGATGGACAATagctctttatttctttctttctctccgtGCTCCTTCTTTCGTTTAGAAGGAATAGCTTTCTAGCAAAGATTGAGTTTGGCTTTCTTCCAACGCAGTTCAattacgcttttttttttctgtagctCTTGACAACACCACTATACATAGCTTTACTACCCTCTTTTGAAATGCAGCGTTACAAAAGAACGAAAGcgaaagaaacaaacatgggATGTGCTTTATTGCTCTAGCGCATGCATTAACCCAGAATTCTTTAAGAGACAAACAGAATAATGACTTCATGCAGCACTGGAAATTCAGAGTAACCCATTTCGCACTGTAAGCCACAATGGCTGGAGGTACTGTTATCATAGTTCTGACAGTGCTGGCGAGTTTGTCATCTATTGCTAGCCATGGGGAAAATGTTTTTATCACATGCCCCATCTCTGGATCGGGGCATTCACTACGGGCAGACTGCTCTCACCGCAACCTCTCCGCTGTCCCTCAGGATCTTCCGAACAACCTCATCAAGCTTGACTTATCATACAACGAAATTGTCAACATCACAAATGCTTCGTTCGTTGCATATCAGAAGATCCAAATCCTGCTCTTGCAGTGGAATGCTCTGAATCGCATCGAAGGGAAATCGTTCGAGTTGCTCCGAGACCTCAGAGAGCTTGATATGAGTTCCAACAGCATCTGTCGACTTCCAGACGCTCTGTTTCATAAGAACCTCCTTCTCTCACTCCTTGATCTATCCCACAACAGACTGACCGAGATCCCAAATAATGCTCTTGGATCCATTAGAGCCTTGAGGGACATCCTCCTTGGATACAACCTGATCACAAACATCAGTTTCGCTCAGTTCTCGTCTTGTCGACACCTGCGTAGGATTGATCTTACAGACAACAAGATCACTCATCTTCATCAAGACAGTTTTGTTCCTCTTGAAAACTGCTCCATCTTCAACCTCATACTTGCCTTCAACAATATCTCGGAACTTCCCAAGGAAATCTTTTCCTATTTCCATCATCTCAAGTATCTCGACATTAACAACACAAACCTCCTTACATTCGACATGAGGGCCTTCATGGGAAATTATAACATCACTCACATATGGATCAACAGCGCAAACATTAATACTATTATCCCCCTCAGACAATGCGGCCAAGGGCTAGACTTTCCACATTTGACAAAAATTAGTCTGAGGCTAAACAAACTTTATCAAATTCAGAGCAACGCATTCAGGGGGTTTAAGAATGTACGTAGCTTGGACCTCCAGGACAACAATTTAAAGTCTATCACTAATGTCTCATTCTGTGGATTGGATTCCCTCACCGACTTGAATTTGGCGGGGAACAAACTTCCACAGTTGCCCCGTCAGGCGTTTGCCTGTACCAAGAATCTCATATATCTTAGACTGTCCAACAACGACATTACGGTCCTGCATCCCCTCATATTGCGTGGTGTTTCCGGTCTACAAGTCCTGGATCTTTACCTAAATAGCATAAATGAGTTTGAAGGACCTTGGGATCTGAGATTCTTAAAGACACTGAACATGCAAAGAAACAAGCTACAAAAACTGAAAGAAATCACATTCTCAGGAATGCCTAGTTTACGGAGAGTTAACTTGAGCGATAACATGATCACAAACGTTGCTGAAGACACATTTACTGGGCTCATTTCTCTGGAATCTATTGATCTGTCTCTACAATCTTTCCTCGAGCTAAATTGTGCTTTTGCACCATTAAGGCACCTCAAGAGCATAAGCCTGAGAAATACACCAATTTACTTTCCCTCACTGAATCAATTTACAAATGCGAGTTCTCTGAAAACCCTCCTCATGTCCAAGGCAAAGTTGAGTATCAGGGACCTTGCAAGTGATCATCAAAATTCGTCTATTTTCGTTGGGTTGGAATCACTAACATTCCTCAATCTTTGGGGGAATAATTTGATCAATTTGCACAAGTTCCCTTGGGTTTTCCAACCGTTACATAAACTTCAAGTAATCAACCTAAGCGATAATCGAATCACCGTTCTGACACCAGGGATATTCTCTCACTTATCATCACTAAGAGAACTACTGCTATATTCAAACGAGATCCAATATATCTACCCACGCGCTTTTGATGGACTGGGTACCTTACAGATATTGCTTCTGCAGGTTAATATGTTATCTCTGTTCGACAAAAATCTACTCACGGACACGCCTAATCTAACAAAACTGTACCTTCACACAAATCATCTCACTACAATTTCTGCAAACACATATATGCCAGAGACACTTGTACGCCTTGATATCTCTCGCAATCCTTTAACTTGTGACTGCAGCTTGGCATGGTTCCGGAACTGGCTCCACTCCACAAACGTTAATGCTACCCCGGTCAACGAAACCCTGTGTTCGCAGACTTCCTTCAAACAACTAGTGAACCTACCACTTGAAGCATTCCATCCAGGTGACTTTTGTGGAATCAATGCACCACTCACGTGCGGACTCATATTTGGTGGTGCCATAGTTACCTTGATGGGGGTTTTGGTTTACAGGAAACGCTGGTGGCTGAACTACAAGTTCTTCCTGCTGAAGCTTTTTCTCTTGGGTTACAAGCAACACGAGGGTGAAGACCAGGAGGCAGATGACTATGAGTATCAGCTCAACATCATGTGccaggatgatgatgatgactgggTTCATGGTGTCCTCAGACCTGCACTAGAAGAGAGGATGCCCCATCTCAAACGGGTTGCCTATGGCGACGAAGCTCTCAGGGTTTCGATGTACTACATCAACGCTGTCCACCACATCATCGAGAACAGCTACAAGACTGTCCTGCTGCTTAGCAACCACTGTGCCGGTGACGCCTGGTTCATCACCAAGGTCAGAGTGGCTCTGGAGCATGTGAATGAAACAGGACTTGACAAAGTGATCCTGGTATTTTTGGAGGACATACCAGATGAGCGGCTGCCATACCTGGTAAGACTCTTTTTGAGCAGAGACAGGCCTAACCTGCTCTGGACTGAGGACCATGATGGCCAAGACCTGTTCTGGGCCTATTTTGAGAAGTGCATGCGGACAAATTCACAGATCAATCACGTCCTTCCGATTTAGGTGAAATCAAAATATGCCTAATCTTTTGCTCCCGAAAATTTTCAgttgtaattttctttgaacGCAGAATCCCTTTACTGCATGAAAACGTTATACACTTTGATATTGCAGTCAATCCAATAATACTGATAAAAGTACAAGAACCAGCGCTAAGAGAAGATTCACGGCGTAATGTCGATACCATTTCTGATAAAGACTGATACCTCACCCCTAACCCTCACACTCACTTTCCATTTTCTacgaataataataaaaaaaaaactgacaaaaaataTACAAGAAGCAGGCAACCTCAAGAAAACCCATGACTTCCAGTGAATTTCATATCAAACGAGATTTTTCCcgagggggtggggggtgggggtgggggagagcattGCCGATTGACCCAACCACGAGCACTACCcgtacccccctcccccccacacacacacacacagacacacacactcacacaaatcCGAGTCCTGCCACTGATATAAATCTCAGTTTCTCAATACTGCTCAGTGTACTTATGATTCTGTGCAAATCCAGAGGTTTTGCTAggattatttttgtatttactaTTTGATCTACCATGGGTTTTCCAAGTTCTCATTATGTTTGAGTAACTTTATATGTCCAGGCATTGGGTGATATGATCTCTAATATCATTCATTAATATCGACTACGTAATGTTGAACATTagtttgtatattatgtttgcaCTTGTATGAATGTAGCATATGAATTATTTAGTAATTTGTCATATATAGTTTGTGTTACTTCTATGAGCTAattcttttatttctgtataGTTCTGTTTTAGCCAACCATGTTGTTTCCACCACTTTTACTTGGAATTGCTTTGAATTTCAGTAGATTCCCTCCAGTATGTTTGTATGAAATgtatacaaacatgaaaaatagaTGTCAACATGAAGTGTTTTATATCCGCATTATAATATCGGCTTAATCATGCACATACTTGCACTCTATGGTCATTTTTCCAACTGAATGAGATGgaagaaatgacagaatttcCCAGAATGTTATGTTTGGATGTGATAATAAGCATTAACCTCAGAGTAAGAAATAAACTATATTGGTACTTGATATGAAATTGGGGCTTAGCTTTTGATCTCAATACACACTGTTTACCTCTGGAGTTTTTAGCTTAATATCAACGCTACATCATATTAGCGGGGCCTTTGCATTAACATCCAATACACGTCAATGATGTTGATTAACTATGACTACTGCATTTTTTGTGTGataaatggaatgtcccagaaaCACCCTTTTTAGACGTAGGTAATTAATACCAGTTGCCATTGAACGGCGGAGGGAGGAGGGGGCTGAGGAGTTCAAGCCCTCACCATTTctggtcgcccccccccccaccccccccccaccccccccccccacccccctcgcCAGAAAGCGAGGGAAatcgaggggaaaaaaaaaacactgcaaaAAATATCAGAACACCCATGAATTTCCAAGGGTTCCTTCCAGAGCTTCAGATTCTTCCAGTCAAAACGTGGTCGGGATGGAGGAGGGGGTTACTATTGACCTTGCCACCCCCTCCCCGTCCCTCAGCTCCCCcttacaaaatgataataattataataaaatacactgtaataaaaaaaaaaaatctatggcTCCTGAATACAGCATGTTAACATTGActtatcacattcttttctgttTCGTACTAAATTATCCAAGGAAGCCCTTTGAAGATATTCTCTTGTGCGAACTTAGAATTGTACATTTAATGTGCCATTTACAGaaatcagtaggcctacatcatgcCTCTATGATGTATACGTGTCAATTGTGTGAACTTCGACTCCTACAATAGTGTGTATCATTTAGTGATCAGTCCACCAGGAGAACCTTATGGAAACATCATCAATAATAGTATCAACTTTGTAGATCAAAGAGAACAGACGTAGCAAATgaacatacactgcaaaaagtccggtgttaaatagtgaacaccgagctggtgttaaattttacgtgctcatttatggtgttaaattaacacctacgggtgtcatttccaaattttaaactgctttttgaagagtttcttagtaactgcactttttgctgatttttaattcaaacaagacgatcaagaattttacattaaaatactagttttttgaaaaaatgtgaaaataaatttacaccaaagtaacaccagctggtgtggtcccttattgaagctggacgggtgctaaaccattgatattaacaccagcaaatatcaaatcaacaccatgtggtgtcattttttaattaacaccagtacagtgtcaaaataacaccaggtacagtgtcaagttaacaccacgaagtgtcaggtgaataCTTTttaacaccatcacagtgcatttttaacacctgtgggtgtggtcctttattgaagtttgatcggtgttagatttaacacccgtggtgttaaatctaacaccgatatttttacagtgtagaCTTTGAGCAGCGTGTCATATTCAGTTTACCGGAAACCCTCTGGAGACATGGCAACTGTGTGAATTTGGGTTCATTACGTTAGTGTGTCATTTAAGTGATCAGTTCCCCATGAGCACTTTATGGAGACATGTcaatcataatattatgaacGTCGGCTCCTAAAACCAAGGGGATCATGATATTAATTTTCGGTGTTAAGAACCTGCAACCAATTATACATAACCATCGTTTTGATCAGATTTTAGACGGTAAATTGAATTTCAAGAGGACCTTAGCGTTACTTTTTGGCAGGGCTGAAATCAAATGTTGTATACCTTAAGGAAACTTTAGAGTATTTCGTGTTTAAAACCGTATAAAGTATCCGTTTTCATCAGTATCTCATAAAGTGCAAgataaggtacatgtacattcaatttGCCATGTACCTATTATGACAGTTAACCTTGCAAAAGTTATAAAGATTTAGAAAAATCGAGCATTTGACAAATTCAGGTTTTTCACATTTCGTTTGCAGCTCTAATTTCAATAAGCTCTTTTTAAGCCccgtatatgaagagtttaattGCAAAATCGTCTAAGCGcaattttttaaacatttcaaagtaagtccatcatcagatagagcaaaattaaatcTTTCCAGCAATACCTTACTTGTAACATAACagggaatattctagaagttatgatcaaaaatatcctgtatttttttatttttttagcagctttaatcacaaatatttcaaattaaCGACAATGGATTTAGCTCGTTTtacgataaaactcttcatataattatttgttacagttTCAATGGCTCTTTTACTTATCTATCTTTTCCAAAGTCCACTTGCAATCGAAACAAGTTTTCTTTCCTTCCCAATTCAAATCTACAACGATGCTGCTGTAATAAACTCTAATTTTCTTTTCCCGCGAGTGAAATTCACTCGGCCGATCAACAAACACGCATACCTATCATGCATGACTTTCTTTGCACCTGCCTCATTGGTTTAGTTTCTGAATCCCACCTGTCGATTTTCCTGTATTTCATGTCCCGTCCTTTTCTCTATTTCCTACTTCCTTAATAAATCTTGATTCTTACATCTCtcatcaaattcatgaaattcttccaacGAGATGTTTTCATGCAACTGATGGACAAATTgccagtgttttagtagtagccatgattaaaaaaaaaaaaaaaaaaaaatcatgggtgtacatgctcgagcaggattcgaacctacggcctcctgatcaccggacaggcgtcatctccacaatagaccaccgagctttcgcccgacagcaagtgttgattctaatccttatagcacgCAGCgagtactgcgtaattattcaaattcatgaaattcttccgtcgagatgttttcatgcaACTAATGGACAAATTGATAATGCCCTTTGGGCTGGCCTATATTCTCACAATTCTCTTGTAATCATGTAGCACGTGCGCATGTTCTCTTCTTTAATAATAATATGTCAGTATTTCCCTTGTTCGTGTATGTAatttttcgtttaaaaaaaaaacaaacctatTTTCAGTCAGTAGAGGTTATTTTCTATGTATTTCATTAATCTTGTTCATGaacgaataaaaaaaatgaactgaaacTGGAAACATGATATTGAATAAgttgtatattttgtatctcAATGGAAACTCAGTATAAAGAGATCCTTCGGACTCGaacaatttgttctttatatcagatATTTCGCTATAAAatcagtagtcaataaacaatacaagagaaatgaaatgattacacTAGGACAGGAGAAAGTAGTTTGCTATATCAGGCATTTTGTTCTATCACATCTCTTTATATCGAGTTTCAACTGTATTACGATTACGAAGTTTCAATTGTTGGTAAAGAAAGGATTGACATGTTGTGATACATTGTAATTCGAATTGCATTGTTTTTTATATCTATTACATGTTTCACATTTGTTGCGGATGTTTTGCCCATACTGATACTGAAAGCAAAAAGTTACAATAATGAAGACCATTGTCAGCACATATTTTGCATTAAAAGACAGAAGATATTCTTCGTTCCCATCGCTTTTTGTTGGTCCCTCGCTCGTAGTTAATTCAAAATGATTGCATTAATATGCAACGATATGCGACCTAGTGCAACTATAGTTACGCTCAGACGGTGATCCTAAACTTCAAGGTTAGCTAACTTTGAAGAGCAGCTCTTGccccttaaagggatggcacagttttccttgagatggggattcaggttttaactttttgcgagataattattAGAAACCATTTATaataaattatgaaatattaacgTGCATACAATTAAACGGAAataaaggtttatttgatgaaaatttgttttaaaattaCAGATTACAGAGATATCGAAAAACAACGAGGTCTTACATGTAATGaagggtgggtcccacctttgaatgactttgttttacttttttttttttatatatatcagtcatctcaaaaccaatttttatcaaaaaaacgttttattccttttagaattgtattctCTCCAATGTTCTGAATTAGTGGTTCCAGTtatattatcttaaaaaaagttacaatctgaatccccatctcaatcaaaactagaATTAtaactgaaggtgattaatacccccgaccctagtgttgctttatagtatgtgatgtcatgagggcaatgacgttaataccaagtttgtgcacttgtcgaattggaaacagaataattttagtttactgcacaattacagagttgacactgagttccacaaggtttgggtaaaaagtgtgtttaccatggcaatgcattgcctgatacaaacacaagggacattttgcataactatacttaaaggtacagtttacctttgggagcagtgatttaaaaatttttgagatatcacatttgatgcatatgtgttggTCACTtgaatcacaaaacatcctaccacgcaaaaaattttgcaattaagccggaaatataaggagatatcactatttttctcaataaaccataactgtatacagtTTAGTTTAGtagcatttttattataactattgttcacattttgtatatttaacaatacttaacattaatcacactgattcagattttaacatttgttgtttctatccctaactcacattatagaactattttaaagcactaaagctgggtttttgtttcatctgcaaacggTAAATTATATctttaaagaccatcatacacaccaaatttgaccttcataccttgaatggtttattttgatgcaaaaatgagtggttaccatggcaacatattttccttaaactaacacattggtgtcttgcaaaactacacttctagatcatgatacatactaaatttgactttaattgcttgaatgatggaaaagttatttgatctgcaaggttttggtaaaattatg
The sequence above is a segment of the Diadema setosum chromosome 12, eeDiaSeto1, whole genome shotgun sequence genome. Coding sequences within it:
- the LOC140236211 gene encoding toll-like receptor 3, giving the protein MLSLFDKNLLTDTPNLTKLYLHTNHLTTISANTYMPETLVRLDISRNPLTCDCSLAWFRNWLHSTNVNATPVNETLCSQTSFKQLVNLPLEAFHPGDFCGINAPLTCGLIFGGAIVTLMGVLVYRKRWWLNYKFFLLKLFLLGYKQHEGEDQEADDYEYQLNIMCQDDDDDWVHGVLRPALEERMPHLKRVAYGDEALRVSMYYINAVHHIIENSYKTVLLLSNHCAGDAWFITKVRVALEHVNETGLDKVILVFLEDIPDERLPYLVRLFLSRDRPNLLWTEDHDGQDLFWAYFEKCMRTNSQINHVLPI